The Ancylobacter sp. WKF20 genome contains a region encoding:
- a CDS encoding type III-B CRISPR module-associated Cmr3 family protein, producing the protein MTDPCIVAFDAVDTLWFREGRSFEQTDDGLADARAVFPPSPTSLAGALAAAIGRPLLPSLRISGPFLTDGSTLFLPAPSTLFRKESKRSTSPVAREDLVVMLPQKDSTWLGDEWLPCPVRLQQPARDASNKKHEPDLEDLSGAFIRDTEFFQHMDDMLLHGTRFLPLVGRSSVVIPEPRIGIKLQAEQRAAEPSMLYAGQHFRPARVEPKLLCVELAGADQATLSAIDGALVPLGGRGRMCRLRVLPDIALHRYRETTPPVRWRTERKRFYFRLTALSPVPVSEDGSKRFGLGLPTGNTGWCSDLQVCTAIMPSRPTVIGRWALGPGSSGTSHSSLHYAHPAGTTWFVSLPEAGKSQADLVRAFNDVRFAPPPLDGIGFGRVAAGEWPTHEGIRKRMKAK; encoded by the coding sequence GTGACCGATCCATGCATTGTGGCCTTCGACGCCGTCGACACGCTCTGGTTCCGCGAGGGGCGAAGCTTTGAACAGACCGATGACGGGCTTGCAGATGCGCGCGCGGTCTTCCCGCCGTCGCCCACCAGCCTTGCCGGCGCGTTGGCGGCGGCGATCGGGCGCCCCTTGCTGCCGTCTCTGCGCATCAGCGGCCCGTTCTTGACGGACGGTTCGACGCTTTTCCTGCCGGCTCCATCCACGCTCTTCCGCAAGGAATCGAAGCGATCAACGTCCCCGGTAGCACGCGAGGACCTCGTCGTCATGCTTCCTCAAAAGGATTCGACGTGGCTCGGCGATGAGTGGCTGCCCTGCCCGGTACGGCTCCAACAGCCCGCCCGCGACGCTTCCAACAAGAAACATGAACCAGATCTCGAAGATCTCAGCGGAGCCTTCATCAGGGATACTGAATTTTTTCAGCATATGGACGATATGCTCCTTCACGGGACGCGTTTCCTCCCTCTCGTCGGCCGAAGCAGCGTTGTGATACCCGAGCCGCGGATCGGCATTAAGCTTCAGGCGGAGCAACGCGCCGCAGAGCCAAGCATGCTCTATGCTGGACAGCATTTTCGACCGGCGCGCGTTGAACCTAAATTACTCTGCGTGGAACTTGCGGGCGCGGATCAGGCAACGTTGAGCGCCATAGATGGGGCCCTGGTGCCACTGGGTGGACGGGGAAGGATGTGCCGCCTTCGGGTTCTGCCTGACATCGCGCTCCATCGTTACCGAGAAACGACCCCGCCAGTGCGGTGGCGCACGGAACGCAAACGTTTTTACTTTAGGCTGACAGCTCTCTCGCCGGTTCCCGTGAGCGAGGACGGATCGAAACGTTTCGGTCTTGGCCTTCCCACCGGGAATACGGGCTGGTGTTCCGATTTGCAGGTTTGCACGGCTATCATGCCGTCCCGTCCGACCGTGATCGGACGCTGGGCCTTGGGGCCGGGCAGCTCGGGAACCAGCCATTCGAGCCTGCATTATGCGCACCCTGCCGGAACGACGTGGTTCGTCTCGCTGCCGGAAGCCGGCAAGTCGCAGGCTGATCTTGTTCGGGCTTTCAACGACGTTCGGTTCGCTCCGCCCCCTCTTGATGGCATCGGCTTCGGTCGCGTGGCGGCGGGTGAATGGCCGACGCATGAGGGCATACGCAAACGCATGAAGGCGAAATAG
- the cmr4 gene encoding type III-B CRISPR module RAMP protein Cmr4, translating into MTRSLWWLNAETSIHVGSASTASLIDQPVARESTTGYPFIPGSGLKGALRDAWRFSLVSKPAAVNLKEADSHQDIKEFFGVAEGAGSILISDGRLLLLPMRSLNHAFVWTTCPYLIKRYARDMEFCGLSLDNQFIPPLQPADHECFITHADDEKEKLKDNIWIEDHRLTCQRSDIPWNSLAPLRDESQETYSGPPVVVVSDRLFGHFARSRLPVRMRNQLNPDSKTVKTGHLWSEEALPPETVLYTILSDRLPSATNAAGASALSRFEVELEKIKHVQVGANETVGEGWLRVQPWRELSNGAQKAPQS; encoded by the coding sequence ATGACACGATCGCTTTGGTGGCTAAACGCCGAGACATCGATCCATGTCGGATCCGCGTCCACGGCGTCGCTGATCGACCAGCCGGTAGCTCGGGAATCGACCACCGGCTATCCCTTCATTCCGGGGTCGGGCCTGAAGGGTGCCCTGCGCGATGCTTGGCGGTTCTCTCTCGTCAGCAAACCGGCTGCCGTCAATCTGAAGGAGGCCGACAGTCATCAGGACATCAAAGAATTTTTCGGCGTTGCCGAAGGCGCAGGAAGCATTCTCATCTCGGATGGGCGGCTCCTGCTCCTGCCCATGCGGTCGTTGAACCACGCCTTCGTCTGGACGACCTGCCCCTACCTGATCAAGCGATACGCCCGCGACATGGAATTCTGCGGCCTATCGCTGGACAACCAATTTATTCCGCCACTCCAGCCGGCGGATCATGAGTGTTTCATCACGCATGCCGACGACGAGAAGGAAAAGCTCAAGGACAACATCTGGATCGAGGATCACCGGCTGACCTGCCAGCGAAGCGATATACCCTGGAACAGTCTTGCCCCGCTCAGGGATGAATCCCAGGAGACGTATAGCGGCCCCCCCGTCGTCGTGGTCTCAGATCGTCTGTTCGGTCACTTCGCACGCAGCAGGCTCCCGGTTCGCATGCGCAACCAGCTCAACCCGGATAGCAAGACCGTGAAAACGGGACACCTCTGGTCCGAGGAGGCGCTGCCGCCCGAGACCGTCCTCTACACGATCCTGAGTGACCGCCTGCCCTCCGCAACGAACGCTGCGGGTGCCAGCGCTCTTTCGCGATTTGAAGTCGAGCTTGAAAAGATCAAGCATGTTCAGGTCGGTGCCAACGAGACCGTGGGTGAAGGCTGGCTGCGCGTGCAGCCGTGGCGCGAATTGTCGAACGGGGCTCAGAAGGCGCCCCAGTCATGA
- the cmr6 gene encoding type III-B CRISPR module RAMP protein Cmr6 has translation MTADDAKRALVEVLSTDPVLSKVQGAAPASGGHAGLWWERYGGAFVTERRSKGVKTRNLSVPRSNWIKALADRVGNADAMMKARLTRHHQQRAALIGPKGVQFTATLRTPLVIGMGLPHPTENGLMFHPTLGVPYIPGSSLKGAVQAFVYEWLLRGAYDVAKALDEDIKRIFGQPHRLEAHEKAHEEKATKRGSVVFLDALPVSWPSIGTEILNPHIGNYLTSANEPLTDGIHVTLKPIAFASVAPGCTFAFLLRPSPMAPVSAAEAEADVALAAGWLAATLTDLGIGAKTKSGFGRFADIREIAHASNAGTTSKDTTS, from the coding sequence ATGACCGCGGATGATGCTAAACGGGCGCTGGTAGAGGTTCTAAGCACAGACCCCGTTCTTTCCAAGGTCCAGGGGGCCGCACCTGCGAGCGGGGGGCATGCCGGGCTCTGGTGGGAGCGCTATGGCGGGGCCTTCGTCACGGAAAGAAGGAGCAAGGGAGTGAAAACAAGGAACCTGTCGGTTCCGCGTTCCAACTGGATCAAAGCGTTGGCCGACCGGGTCGGGAACGCCGACGCGATGATGAAGGCCCGGTTGACCCGGCATCATCAGCAGCGGGCCGCGTTGATCGGGCCGAAGGGCGTGCAGTTCACCGCGACGCTCAGGACCCCGCTCGTCATCGGCATGGGCCTGCCGCATCCGACCGAGAACGGATTGATGTTCCACCCCACCCTCGGTGTGCCTTACATACCCGGCTCGTCGCTGAAAGGCGCGGTTCAGGCCTTTGTCTATGAATGGCTGCTGCGCGGTGCCTATGATGTTGCGAAGGCGCTCGATGAGGATATTAAGCGCATCTTCGGGCAGCCCCACCGCCTCGAGGCGCATGAGAAGGCGCATGAGGAGAAGGCCACGAAGCGTGGGTCCGTTGTCTTCCTTGATGCCCTTCCCGTCAGTTGGCCGAGCATCGGCACGGAAATACTCAATCCGCACATCGGCAACTATCTGACGAGCGCCAATGAGCCGCTGACAGATGGCATTCATGTCACCCTGAAGCCCATCGCCTTCGCGAGCGTGGCGCCGGGGTGCACTTTCGCCTTTCTGCTGCGCCCCTCGCCCATGGCGCCCGTCTCGGCGGCGGAGGCAGAGGCCGATGTCGCCCTCGCGGCCGGCTGGCTGGCGGCAACACTCACCGATCTGGGGATTGGCGCCAAGACCAAATCAGGATTTGGCCGGTTCGCGGACATTCGCGAGATCGCTCACGCGTCGAACGCGGGCACGACGTCGAAGGACACGACTTCATAG
- the cas1 gene encoding CRISPR-associated endonuclease Cas1, protein MELHSNIFENLCTPAALLAGWARVLANVGGPGGDRVTVHSFGHNLDGEIARLRADLASGAYRPGPLRRTAIPKRSGGSRPLAIPCVRDRVAQSALRLLLEPRLEPTFSDASFGYRPGRGVTEAVARVQELYREGYRHVVDADIERFFEHVPHGPLLVRLGEAIQEPPVVRLIGRWLSAEPEARGLPQGSPISPLLSNFYLDHLDDRLTGRGVRLVRFADDFLVLCRSPDGAGAALERVRDILGELGLRLNLDKTRLIDFDRGFQFLGRKFVKSFVLAGTVLEEEEEDEAMSIAGPSGAWSAGNPMDAALPAPADANAAPRLTPAPNATPPQTLDAGTPENAPAAEGAPATHDLAPVLRPLYLLTPGRRLSLRGEAFAVMEDGQTVALLAPRRLDRIEIGPDAEADGNALRQALAYGIHVAYVSGSGRTLGTLAPPPDHGARHLAQAGTRLDPRRGLAIARAFAGARIRNQRALLNRLNRRRKHSAVAETASKIGRIALKLGIALREDAVRGVEGEAAALYWPALGQMFEHGFGLTRRERQPPASPTDLILNYAAGLLARDVETLLLRHGLHPGIGFLHGARDLEAPLAWDIMEPFRAPLVEGFAVYLVNNRVLRAAEFDRREDGSLVMAPDARLSLTRAYEGWLARPVRNHRLGSDTVWRGLIEHDILALIRTIQEDEPFEPYVMDY, encoded by the coding sequence GTGGAATTGCACTCGAATATCTTCGAAAACCTGTGCACGCCAGCCGCCCTTCTGGCGGGCTGGGCGCGCGTGCTGGCCAATGTCGGTGGACCGGGGGGCGACCGCGTTACCGTCCACAGCTTCGGTCACAATCTGGATGGCGAGATCGCCCGGCTGCGCGCCGACCTCGCCAGCGGCGCCTACCGGCCCGGCCCGCTGCGGCGCACCGCCATTCCCAAGCGCTCCGGCGGCAGCCGGCCTCTGGCCATTCCCTGCGTGCGCGACCGCGTGGCACAGAGCGCGCTGCGCCTTTTGCTGGAGCCGCGGCTGGAACCCACCTTCTCCGATGCCAGCTTCGGCTATCGGCCGGGTCGCGGTGTCACCGAAGCCGTGGCGCGGGTGCAGGAACTCTATCGGGAGGGCTACCGCCACGTCGTCGACGCCGATATCGAGCGCTTCTTCGAGCATGTGCCGCACGGCCCGCTGCTGGTGCGGCTGGGAGAGGCGATCCAAGAGCCGCCGGTCGTGCGGCTCATCGGTCGCTGGCTCTCCGCCGAGCCCGAGGCGCGGGGCCTGCCGCAGGGGTCGCCGATCTCGCCGCTGCTCTCCAACTTCTATCTCGACCATCTCGATGATCGCCTCACCGGGCGCGGCGTGCGTCTCGTGCGTTTCGCCGACGATTTTCTCGTTCTCTGCCGCAGTCCCGACGGTGCCGGGGCGGCGCTGGAGCGGGTGCGTGACATTCTCGGCGAACTCGGGCTCCGGCTCAATCTCGACAAGACCCGGCTGATCGACTTCGACCGCGGCTTCCAGTTCCTGGGGCGGAAATTCGTCAAGAGCTTCGTGCTGGCCGGCACCGTGCTGGAGGAGGAGGAGGAAGACGAGGCGATGAGCATCGCCGGACCCTCCGGAGCATGGTCGGCGGGGAATCCGATGGACGCCGCCCTGCCGGCGCCGGCGGATGCGAACGCCGCCCCACGCCTTACGCCGGCGCCCAACGCGACGCCGCCCCAGACACTGGACGCCGGCACGCCCGAAAATGCCCCCGCGGCCGAAGGCGCGCCCGCCACCCATGATCTGGCCCCGGTCCTTCGGCCACTCTACCTGCTCACGCCCGGCCGCCGGCTGAGCCTGCGCGGTGAGGCCTTCGCCGTGATGGAGGACGGACAGACCGTCGCGCTGCTCGCCCCGCGCCGGCTCGACCGCATCGAGATCGGCCCCGACGCGGAGGCTGATGGGAATGCCCTGCGCCAGGCGCTCGCCTACGGCATCCATGTCGCCTATGTGAGCGGCAGCGGGCGCACGCTGGGCACCCTCGCCCCGCCCCCCGACCACGGCGCGCGGCATCTGGCGCAGGCCGGCACGCGGCTCGACCCGCGGCGCGGGCTCGCCATCGCCCGCGCCTTCGCCGGCGCCCGCATCCGTAATCAGCGGGCGCTGCTGAACCGGCTCAACCGGCGCCGCAAGCACAGCGCCGTCGCGGAGACCGCGAGCAAGATCGGCCGCATCGCGCTGAAGCTCGGTATCGCCCTGCGTGAGGATGCCGTGAGGGGCGTCGAGGGAGAAGCCGCCGCCTTGTACTGGCCGGCGCTGGGCCAGATGTTCGAGCACGGCTTCGGCCTGACGCGCCGCGAACGGCAGCCCCCCGCCTCACCGACCGATCTCATTCTGAACTACGCCGCCGGGCTGCTGGCGCGCGACGTGGAAACCCTGCTGCTTCGGCACGGGCTGCATCCGGGGATCGGCTTCCTGCATGGCGCGCGCGATCTGGAGGCGCCCCTGGCCTGGGATATCATGGAGCCGTTCCGCGCGCCCCTGGTCGAGGGTTTCGCCGTCTATCTCGTCAACAACCGCGTCCTGCGCGCCGCCGAGTTCGACCGGCGTGAAGATGGCAGCCTCGTCATGGCGCCGGACGCGCGACTCTCGCTCACCCGAGCCTATGAAGGCTGGCTGGCGCGGCCGGTGAGAAACCACCGCCTCGGCAGTGACACGGTATGGCGCGGCCTGATCGAGCACGACATCCTCGCCCTCATTCGCACGATCCAAGAGGACGAGCCGTTCGAGCCTTACGTAATGGATTATTGA
- the cas2 gene encoding CRISPR-associated endonuclease Cas2 → MAAKVLAVVCYDVIKDSVRDRLASLLEEELIRVQESVFEGWIGEGKLRNLVRRSAALIGPDDSLRVYRLGASDAMRTIVHGPTPAVEAGDYYLF, encoded by the coding sequence ATGGCAGCCAAGGTTCTCGCGGTCGTCTGCTACGATGTCATCAAGGACTCGGTCCGCGACCGCCTCGCATCCCTGCTGGAAGAGGAACTTATCCGCGTTCAGGAGAGCGTGTTTGAAGGGTGGATCGGCGAAGGGAAGCTACGGAATCTCGTCCGACGATCCGCCGCGCTGATTGGCCCCGACGACAGCCTGCGGGTTTATCGCCTCGGCGCGTCGGACGCGATGCGCACGATCGTCCATGGACCGACCCCCGCGGTGGAGGCTGGCGATTACTATCTCTTCTGA
- a CDS encoding aldo/keto reductase, with protein MELRRLGRSDILVPPLCFGGNVFGWTADEATSFRLLDGLVEAGFTFIDTADVYSRWADGNQGGESEAIIGRWMKARGNRAKLTIATKVGSDMGRGKVCLAPDYIASAVEASLTRLQTDYIDLYQSHWDDPDTPFEEVLGAYDGLIRAGKVRLIGASNLSPARLFEALAVAAREKLPRYETLQPEYNLYARAGYEAELEPICRGNGLGVITYFSLAAGFLTGKYRTPADAAKSARGEEVVATYLNPRGERILAALDQVAAARSVSPAQVALAWVMARPSLTAAIASASRPEQLGDLIAAATLDLTTGEIDKLDAASAWKDAA; from the coding sequence ATGGAACTGCGCCGTCTTGGCCGCTCCGACATTCTGGTCCCGCCGCTGTGCTTCGGTGGCAATGTGTTCGGCTGGACCGCCGACGAGGCGACCTCCTTCCGCCTGCTCGACGGGCTCGTGGAGGCGGGCTTCACCTTCATCGACACGGCCGATGTCTATTCGCGCTGGGCGGACGGCAATCAGGGCGGGGAATCCGAGGCGATCATCGGCCGCTGGATGAAGGCGCGCGGCAACCGCGCCAAGCTCACCATCGCCACCAAGGTCGGCTCGGACATGGGGCGCGGCAAGGTCTGCCTCGCGCCCGACTACATCGCCAGCGCCGTCGAGGCCTCGCTCACCCGCCTGCAGACCGATTACATCGACCTCTACCAGTCGCATTGGGACGACCCGGACACCCCGTTCGAGGAGGTGCTGGGTGCCTATGACGGTCTCATCCGCGCCGGCAAGGTGCGGCTCATCGGCGCCTCCAACCTCAGCCCGGCCCGGCTGTTCGAGGCGCTGGCGGTGGCCGCGCGCGAGAAGCTGCCGCGCTACGAGACGCTGCAGCCGGAGTACAATCTCTACGCGCGCGCCGGCTATGAGGCCGAGCTGGAGCCGATCTGCCGGGGCAACGGGCTCGGCGTCATCACCTATTTCTCGCTCGCCGCCGGCTTCCTGACCGGCAAGTACCGCACGCCCGCCGACGCCGCCAAGAGCGCGCGCGGCGAGGAGGTGGTGGCGACCTATCTCAACCCGCGCGGCGAACGTATCCTCGCCGCGCTCGATCAGGTCGCTGCCGCCCGGAGCGTCAGCCCGGCGCAGGTGGCGCTCGCCTGGGTGATGGCGCGCCCGAGCCTCACCGCCGCCATCGCCAGCGCCTCCCGCCCCGAACAGCTCGGCGATCTCATCGCCGCTGCCACGCTTGACCTCACCACGGGAGAAATCGACAAGCTGGACGCCGCCAGCGCCTGGAAGGATGCCGCATGA
- the ade gene encoding adenine deaminase, translating to MSKLSPAEIGRFIDAGRGVAPADLVIKNVRLLDVITGAITETDIAIVGSRIVGTYDRYEGAETIDGAGLFAVPGFIDTHLHVESSLVTPLEFDRCVLPHGVTTAICDPHEIANVLGAEGIRYFQRCAERTIMDLRVQLSSCVPATAFETSGAELDAGDLIALRGHASGIGLAEFMNFPGVLFKDAGVLAKLSAFSDGRIDGHAPLLGGRDLNGYIAAGIRTEHEATALAEAREKLMKGMTVLIREGSVSKDLHALIPLITADTSAFLAFCTDDRNPLDIAEEGHLDYMIRTAIARGAPLHHVYRVASWSAANAFGLTDRGLIAPGRRADIVLLDDLEACSVRQVISAGRLVSEALFATRGAVEPVGLDSMKARQVTAADFRIPATAPATRVMGVVPGRIITEDLTFDLPVIDGEKQVDFAKDAVKVCVVARHGKNDNIGRGFVHGFGMKRGAIASSVGHDSHNICVVGADEADMAVAVNRLIAIKGGFVVAEGGKVTAELALPVAGLMSAGSFEEVHDALIPLRAAAKALGVVLAEPFLQVAFLPLPVIPHLKITDHGMFDVDAFAPVEG from the coding sequence ATGAGCAAGCTCTCCCCCGCCGAGATCGGCCGCTTCATCGATGCCGGGCGCGGTGTCGCCCCGGCGGACCTCGTGATCAAGAATGTCCGCCTGCTCGACGTCATCACCGGCGCGATCACCGAGACCGACATCGCCATCGTCGGCTCGCGCATTGTCGGCACTTATGACCGCTATGAGGGCGCCGAGACCATCGACGGCGCCGGCCTGTTCGCCGTGCCGGGCTTCATCGACACCCATCTTCATGTCGAATCCTCGCTGGTCACCCCGCTGGAATTCGACCGCTGCGTGCTGCCGCATGGCGTGACCACGGCGATCTGCGACCCGCACGAAATCGCCAATGTGCTGGGCGCCGAGGGCATCCGCTATTTCCAGCGCTGCGCCGAGCGCACCATCATGGATCTGCGGGTGCAGCTCTCCTCCTGCGTGCCGGCCACCGCCTTCGAGACCTCGGGCGCCGAGCTTGACGCGGGCGACCTCATCGCCCTGCGGGGCCATGCCTCGGGCATCGGCCTTGCCGAGTTCATGAATTTCCCCGGCGTGCTGTTCAAGGATGCCGGCGTCCTCGCCAAGCTCTCCGCCTTCTCCGACGGGCGGATCGACGGCCACGCGCCGCTGCTGGGGGGCCGCGACCTCAATGGCTACATCGCCGCCGGCATCCGCACCGAGCATGAGGCGACCGCGCTGGCGGAAGCCCGCGAGAAGCTGATGAAGGGCATGACGGTGCTGATCCGCGAGGGGTCGGTCTCCAAGGACCTTCACGCGCTGATCCCGCTGATCACCGCCGACACCTCCGCCTTCCTCGCCTTCTGCACCGACGACCGCAACCCGCTCGACATCGCCGAGGAAGGCCATCTCGACTACATGATCCGCACCGCCATCGCGCGCGGCGCGCCGCTGCACCATGTCTACCGCGTGGCGAGCTGGTCGGCGGCCAACGCTTTCGGCCTGACCGATCGCGGCCTCATCGCGCCGGGGCGCCGGGCCGACATCGTGCTGCTGGATGATCTCGAAGCGTGCTCGGTGCGTCAGGTCATCTCTGCCGGGCGGCTGGTGAGCGAGGCGCTGTTCGCCACGCGCGGCGCGGTGGAGCCGGTCGGGCTCGATTCGATGAAGGCGCGGCAGGTGACGGCGGCCGATTTCCGCATCCCCGCCACCGCGCCGGCGACGCGGGTGATGGGCGTGGTGCCCGGCCGCATCATCACCGAGGATCTCACCTTCGACCTGCCGGTGATCGACGGCGAGAAGCAGGTCGATTTCGCCAAGGACGCGGTGAAGGTCTGCGTCGTCGCCCGCCACGGCAAGAACGACAATATCGGCCGCGGCTTCGTCCATGGCTTCGGCATGAAGCGCGGCGCCATTGCTTCCTCGGTCGGCCATGACAGCCACAATATCTGCGTCGTCGGCGCGGATGAGGCGGATATGGCGGTGGCGGTCAACCGGCTCATCGCCATCAAGGGCGGCTTCGTGGTGGCGGAAGGCGGAAAGGTCACCGCCGAACTGGCGCTCCCCGTCGCCGGCCTCATGTCGGCGGGCTCCTTCGAGGAGGTGCATGACGCCCTCATCCCGCTGCGCGCCGCCGCCAAGGCGCTCGGCGTCGTGCTGGCCGAGCCGTTCCTCCAAGTGGCCTTCCTGCCGCTGCCGGTGATCCCGCATCTGAAGATCACCGACCACGGCATGTTCGACGTCGACGCCTTCGCGCCGGTGGAGGGGTAG
- a CDS encoding DeoR family transcriptional regulator encodes MNAISSRQQDILMLARAQGRVSVEDLSSRFDVSPQTIRKDLNDLCVRRLMSRVHGGAVVASGVENLAYEARRAMAQGAKRAIAEAAADMVPNRASLFINIGTTTEEVARALGDHEDLLVITNNLNVATLLYRHPKIELIMAGGPVRHADGAVIGSAAVDFVRQFRVDYAVIGASAIEEDGTLLDFDYREVQVARAIIDNARQVILVADRSKLERTAPVRIGAMAEIDTFVTDVVSSPSLRDVCARDAVELIEVGSRDEDGF; translated from the coding sequence ATGAACGCGATCTCATCACGCCAGCAGGATATTCTGATGCTGGCGCGGGCGCAGGGGCGCGTCAGCGTCGAGGATCTGTCGTCGCGCTTCGACGTGTCGCCGCAGACCATCCGCAAGGACCTCAACGATCTCTGCGTGCGCCGGCTGATGTCGCGCGTGCATGGCGGGGCGGTCGTCGCCTCGGGCGTCGAGAACCTCGCCTATGAGGCCCGCCGCGCCATGGCGCAGGGCGCCAAGCGCGCCATCGCCGAGGCCGCCGCCGACATGGTGCCGAACCGCGCCTCGCTGTTCATCAATATCGGCACGACGACGGAAGAGGTCGCCCGCGCGCTCGGCGACCATGAAGACCTTCTGGTCATCACCAACAACCTCAATGTCGCGACGCTGCTCTACCGCCACCCGAAGATCGAGCTGATCATGGCCGGCGGCCCGGTACGCCATGCCGACGGCGCGGTGATCGGCTCGGCGGCGGTGGATTTCGTCCGCCAGTTCCGCGTCGACTATGCGGTGATCGGCGCCTCCGCTATCGAGGAGGACGGCACGCTGCTCGATTTCGACTACCGCGAGGTGCAGGTCGCCCGCGCCATTATCGACAATGCCCGACAGGTCATTCTGGTGGCCGACCGCTCCAAGCTCGAGCGCACCGCCCCGGTGCGCATCGGCGCCATGGCGGAGATCGACACCTTCGTGACCGACGTCGTCTCCTCTCCCTCGCTGCGCGACGTCTGCGCCCGTGACGCGGTCGAACTGATCGAAGTCGGCTCGCGCGACGAGGACGGGTTTTAG
- a CDS encoding beta-ketoacyl synthase N-terminal-like domain-containing protein, with translation MSGAYVLAARRTAVAPRRGAFNAIEAHDLAAPVLRACLQDAGIPPEAVGHVILGNALSGGGNVARLSALAAGIPAHVPALTLDTQCCSGLDAIALGARLVASGAAEIVLAGGVESWSRAPLRARRPREAGEAPAFYERPPFSPFPDADPDMLEAMAALAVERGYTRAVQHGLAVDSHAKARAARDRMAAEIVAMAGLAHDAFTRDLTHRLAARAPLVAGEGACALDATTVAVEADAAAGVLIVSAKVKERLGLPSCIVAAAASAGGVPERPYDALVPAVRAVLDQAGSALDALAVLELMEASAPQLLENRRQLDLRDDPLNRGGGALARGHPVGASGAILAVRLFHELARETPGALGLAAIAAAGGLGSALMLQRS, from the coding sequence ATGAGCGGCGCGTATGTCCTCGCCGCCCGCCGCACGGCGGTGGCGCCCCGGCGCGGAGCGTTCAACGCCATCGAGGCGCATGACCTTGCCGCCCCGGTGCTGCGCGCGTGCCTTCAGGACGCTGGCATCCCGCCCGAGGCCGTCGGCCATGTCATCCTCGGCAATGCGCTGTCCGGCGGTGGCAATGTCGCGCGCCTTTCAGCGCTGGCGGCGGGCATCCCGGCGCATGTGCCGGCCTTGACCCTCGACACGCAATGCTGCTCCGGGCTCGACGCCATCGCGCTCGGCGCGCGCCTCGTCGCGAGTGGCGCAGCGGAAATCGTGCTGGCCGGCGGGGTGGAAAGCTGGAGCCGCGCGCCGCTGCGCGCCCGGCGCCCGCGTGAGGCGGGTGAGGCGCCGGCCTTTTATGAGCGCCCGCCCTTCAGCCCCTTCCCGGATGCCGACCCGGACATGCTGGAAGCGATGGCCGCGCTCGCTGTCGAACGGGGCTATACCCGCGCCGTCCAGCACGGGCTGGCGGTGGACAGCCACGCCAAGGCGCGCGCGGCCCGCGACCGCATGGCGGCGGAAATCGTGGCCATGGCCGGGCTCGCCCACGACGCCTTCACCCGCGACCTCACCCACCGCCTCGCCGCCCGCGCCCCTCTCGTCGCCGGGGAGGGCGCCTGCGCGCTCGACGCCACCACCGTCGCGGTGGAGGCGGATGCGGCCGCCGGCGTTCTGATCGTCTCCGCCAAGGTGAAGGAGCGCCTTGGCCTTCCCTCCTGCATCGTCGCGGCGGCCGCGTCGGCGGGCGGCGTGCCCGAGCGGCCCTATGATGCGCTGGTGCCGGCGGTGCGGGCGGTGCTCGATCAGGCGGGAAGCGCACTCGACGCGCTCGCCGTGCTCGAACTGATGGAAGCCTCCGCGCCGCAGCTTCTGGAGAACCGGCGCCAACTCGATCTGCGGGACGACCCGCTCAACCGGGGCGGCGGGGCGCTGGCGCGGGGCCATCCCGTGGGCGCGTCCGGCGCCATCCTCGCGGTGCGGCTGTTCCATGAACTGGCGCGGGAGACGCCGGGGGCTCTGGGCCTTGCCGCCATCGCCGCCGCGGGCGGTCTTGGCAGCGCGCTGATGCTGCAGCGCAGCTAA